A stretch of the Clostridium botulinum genome encodes the following:
- a CDS encoding MazG-like family protein — MKNKDFNIMTNIKIIENLKAELLCIIGDFFKLLSRGSNVAHNAILDCISGAIIILYILGDRLGYSYKEIDETMKEKLKIGISEEDIIEKESKELSNLYKHIKR; from the coding sequence ATGAAAAACAAAGATTTTAATATTATGACCAATATAAAAATAATAGAAAACTTAAAGGCTGAACTTCTATGTATAATAGGAGATTTTTTTAAATTATTATCGAGAGGAAGTAATGTAGCCCATAATGCTATTTTAGATTGCATTTCAGGGGCAATAATAATCTTATATATACTTGGAGATAGGTTAGGATATTCTTATAAGGAAATAGACGAAACTATGAAAGAAAAGTTAAAAATAGGTATAAGTGAAGAAGATATTATTGAAAAAGAAAGTAAAGAACTAAGCAATTTATACAAACACATTAAAAGATAA
- the rpsR gene encoding 30S ribosomal protein S18, whose translation MAFNKKGAKRRRKKVCAFCADKSSFIDYKDVNKLRKFVTERGKILPRRISGNCAKHQRELTLAIKRARNVALLPFTTD comes from the coding sequence ATGGCTTTTAATAAAAAAGGTGCAAAGAGAAGAAGAAAAAAAGTTTGTGCTTTTTGTGCAGATAAGTCTTCTTTCATAGATTATAAAGATGTAAATAAACTAAGAAAGTTTGTTACAGAAAGAGGAAAGATACTTCCAAGAAGAATTTCTGGTAACTGCGCTAAGCACCAAAGAGAATTAACTTTAGCAATAAAGAGAGCTAGAAACGTAGCTTTATTACCATTTACAACAGACTAA